A genomic segment from Parvularculales bacterium encodes:
- a CDS encoding GNAT family N-acetyltransferase: protein MSDKSNLQLRMVNSLREIAPERWDACAQPQKGTPCNPFLSHAFLSSLEESGSAAPETGWGACHVLLEDTTNNTLIGCVPLYLKGHSQGEYVFDYGWASAFEQAGGRYYPKLQSCVPFTPVPGRRLLTYPDNNAETIENQLLAGCLTVAEKLKVSSLHFTFLPKSQWALMGENTLLQRTDQQFHWSNEDYNSFDDFLTVLASRKRKSIRKERAEVQQSGLQIECLTGSDIKEHHWDSFFAFYMDTSSRKWGHSYLTRTFFSLIGERMADNILLVMAYRKGQPIAGSLNIIGSDCLYGRNWGCLEDHRFLHFEMCYYQAIEFAIAHRLKRVEAGAQGAHKLARGYLPTPTYSAHHIAHPQFREAVARYLDHEREDVSHTIEALEVMSPFRHDTLNLSVQTPLIQEK, encoded by the coding sequence ATGTCAGATAAATCAAACCTACAACTGCGCATGGTAAATTCGTTGCGGGAGATTGCTCCCGAACGCTGGGATGCCTGTGCTCAGCCACAAAAGGGAACGCCGTGCAACCCTTTCTTATCTCATGCTTTCCTGTCGTCCCTTGAAGAAAGCGGCTCGGCAGCGCCTGAAACCGGTTGGGGAGCATGTCATGTGCTTCTTGAAGACACAACAAACAATACTCTTATTGGCTGTGTTCCTCTTTACCTGAAAGGACACTCTCAAGGAGAATATGTGTTTGACTATGGCTGGGCAAGTGCCTTTGAACAAGCCGGTGGACGGTATTACCCTAAACTTCAAAGCTGCGTACCTTTTACACCTGTGCCGGGACGACGACTGTTAACTTATCCTGATAACAACGCCGAAACCATAGAAAATCAACTGCTGGCCGGTTGCCTTACGGTTGCCGAAAAACTCAAAGTTTCTTCTCTTCATTTCACTTTTTTACCAAAAAGCCAATGGGCTCTCATGGGCGAAAACACACTGCTTCAGAGAACAGACCAGCAATTCCACTGGAGCAATGAGGACTATAACAGTTTTGATGATTTTCTTACCGTCCTTGCCTCTCGCAAACGCAAATCTATACGCAAAGAGCGCGCCGAGGTGCAACAATCTGGTTTACAGATCGAGTGTCTCACAGGAAGCGATATTAAAGAACATCACTGGGATAGTTTCTTTGCCTTTTATATGGATACAAGTTCACGAAAATGGGGGCATTCCTATTTGACACGCACATTTTTCAGCCTCATTGGTGAGCGCATGGCCGACAATATTCTTCTTGTAATGGCCTATCGTAAGGGACAACCCATTGCCGGATCTTTGAACATTATCGGTTCAGATTGCCTTTATGGCCGCAATTGGGGTTGCCTTGAAGACCACCGCTTTTTACACTTTGAAATGTGCTACTATCAAGCCATTGAGTTTGCCATTGCGCATCGGCTCAAACGGGTTGAAGCGGGAGCACAGGGGGCGCATAAACTGGCACGGGGCTATCTGCCGACCCCCACCTATAGTGCTCACCACATAGCCCATCCGCAATTTAGGGAGGCCGTTGCCCGCTATTTAGATCATGAACGAGAAGATGTCTCGCACACCATTGAAGCCCTTGAGGTCATGTCGCCATTTCGGCATGATACGCTCAACCTCTCAGTTCAAACTCCTCTAATTCAGGAAAAATGA
- a CDS encoding HIT family protein, producing MSYDNNNIFAKILRGEAPCFQVHSDEHTLAFMDVMPQVPGHTLVIPRHPAENLFDLPPDYAAAMAKSVKIVAHAVRQAFEAPGILIAQLNGAAAGQTVFHIHTHIIPRHDGIDLKFHAREMENPDTLETHAQMIRKALKS from the coding sequence ATGAGTTACGATAATAATAATATTTTCGCTAAAATTCTGCGTGGTGAAGCGCCCTGCTTTCAAGTCCATAGCGATGAGCACACTCTCGCTTTTATGGATGTTATGCCTCAGGTACCGGGTCATACTCTTGTTATTCCCCGTCATCCGGCTGAAAATCTTTTTGACCTACCACCAGATTATGCCGCCGCCATGGCGAAAAGTGTGAAAATAGTAGCCCACGCTGTCAGACAAGCCTTTGAAGCGCCGGGCATTCTAATTGCTCAACTCAATGGAGCGGCTGCCGGGCAGACAGTCTTTCACATTCATACACACATTATTCCACGCCATGACGGTATTGACCTGAAGTTTCATGCGAGGGAGATGGAAAATCCGGATACTCTGGAAACCCACGCGCAAATGATACGCAAAGCGCTAAAGTCGTAA
- a CDS encoding NUDIX hydrolase, giving the protein MTQAFDSKDSRKQEMRHPDEKVARPKDASTLIIMRHDEDATRILMGQRHSNHTFMPDKYVFPGGRVDRADSRIRYGTDLRPAVEKHLLSHVRGNPSPTRARTWALAAIRETFEETGLLLGRPTNRKVLGQSFKSRHEGWQHYLSQGVEPDLSCLDFIARAITPPYRARRFDTRFFLTTAETIVNDSSDMSGASGELVGLRWFTLDEALTLDLPNITRIVLGEVATRLSLTPAQRARHPVPFIFFRKPGPMRINL; this is encoded by the coding sequence ATGACACAGGCCTTTGACAGCAAAGATAGCCGTAAACAAGAAATGCGCCACCCAGATGAGAAAGTTGCCCGCCCGAAAGATGCCTCCACTCTTATCATCATGCGCCACGACGAAGATGCCACCCGCATTCTCATGGGCCAACGTCATAGCAATCACACTTTTATGCCTGATAAATACGTGTTTCCCGGAGGCCGAGTTGATCGCGCTGATAGTCGGATACGCTATGGCACAGATTTGCGACCCGCCGTGGAAAAACACTTACTCTCCCATGTGCGTGGAAACCCCTCTCCGACGCGCGCACGGACTTGGGCCTTGGCTGCCATCCGAGAGACCTTTGAAGAGACAGGTCTCCTTCTTGGGCGCCCTACAAACCGCAAAGTCTTAGGGCAATCTTTTAAATCTCGCCACGAGGGATGGCAACACTATCTATCGCAAGGCGTAGAGCCAGACCTCTCTTGCTTGGATTTTATCGCCCGCGCCATCACTCCTCCCTATCGAGCACGACGCTTTGATACCCGCTTCTTCCTCACTACAGCAGAAACCATCGTTAATGACTCGTCAGATATGTCGGGGGCCTCGGGCGAGTTGGTAGGATTACGCTGGTTCACCCTTGATGAAGCGCTTACCCTTGACTTACCCAATATCACCCGCATTGTGTTAGGCGAGGTGGCAACACGTCTTTCCCTAACCCCTGCACAAAGGGCACGGCATCCTGTGCCGTTTATTTTCTTCCGAAAACCCGGCCCCATGCGAATCAATCTATAG
- the clpA gene encoding ATP-dependent Clp protease ATP-binding subunit ClpA: MPSLSRSLEEALRGALKIAGERQHEYATLEHLLLSLTEDEDAERLLRACSVNIDNLRRDLSNYLENDFHNLVSKDNQETKPTAALQRVVQRAIIHTQSSGREEVTGANVLIALFAERESHAVYFLQEQEMTRYDAVNFVSHGIAKRTDMSEASPVRGIDEEGDESSGDTSKAKSALEVYCVDLNQKAHDGKVDPLIGREQEVNRTIQVLCRRRKNNPIYVGDPGVGKTAIAEGLARRIVRNEVPEVLSGDTIYALDMGALLAGTRYRGDFEERLKNVLKELETRPGAILFIDEIHTIIGAGATSGGSLDASNLLKPALQSGTLRCIGSTTYKEYRQHFEKDHALARRFQKIDVVEPSIPDAIKILKGLKPYFEGFHKVRYTSEAIRAAVELSARHMHNRKLPDKAIDVIDEVGASQMLIPSARRRKTIGVREVERVIATMARVPPKAISRNDTERLRDLDGTLRRVVFGQDEAIGALASAIRMARAGLREPEKPIGCYLFSGPTGVGKTEVARQLASAMGIEILRFDMSEYMERHSVSRLIGAPPGYVGFDQGGLLTDGVDQHPHCVLLLDEIEKAHPDLFNILLQIMDHGKLTDHNGKQVDFHNVVLIMTTNAGASDMAKAPVGFGRMDREGEDEEAIERMFSPEFRNRLDSVIRFSRLPSEVVAQVVEKFVLQLEAQLGDRNITIELTPEANDWLAGKGYDEKMGARPLARVIQEHIKKPLAEEILFGKLVNGGVVRVLVSGNESNRDLSFEIIEPPEHPRKPRRSEKETPETTP; this comes from the coding sequence ATGCCGTCATTATCCAGAAGTCTGGAAGAAGCGTTACGCGGAGCGTTAAAGATTGCTGGCGAACGTCAGCATGAATATGCCACGTTGGAACATCTTCTTTTATCGCTGACAGAGGACGAAGATGCCGAGCGGCTCCTGCGGGCTTGCTCTGTGAATATAGATAATTTGCGCCGCGATCTTAGTAATTATCTTGAAAATGATTTTCACAATCTTGTGAGCAAAGATAATCAGGAAACCAAGCCCACGGCAGCTCTGCAGAGGGTTGTGCAGCGGGCCATTATCCATACCCAGTCGTCGGGCCGCGAGGAGGTGACGGGCGCTAATGTGCTAATTGCTCTTTTTGCCGAGCGTGAAAGCCATGCGGTGTATTTTTTGCAAGAGCAGGAAATGACAAGGTATGACGCTGTTAATTTTGTAAGCCACGGTATCGCTAAGCGGACTGATATGTCTGAGGCCAGTCCGGTGCGTGGGATTGATGAAGAGGGAGACGAAAGCAGTGGTGATACAAGTAAGGCAAAAAGCGCTCTTGAGGTGTATTGCGTTGATCTCAATCAAAAGGCTCATGATGGCAAGGTTGATCCCCTGATTGGTCGGGAGCAAGAGGTGAACCGGACGATACAGGTGTTGTGTCGGCGACGGAAGAACAACCCCATTTATGTGGGTGACCCGGGTGTGGGTAAGACGGCAATAGCGGAAGGTCTGGCACGGCGGATTGTTCGCAATGAAGTGCCGGAAGTATTATCGGGTGATACAATTTATGCCCTTGATATGGGGGCATTGCTGGCAGGCACGCGGTATCGGGGTGACTTTGAGGAGCGCTTGAAGAACGTCTTGAAAGAGTTGGAAACCCGCCCGGGTGCTATTTTGTTTATAGATGAAATCCATACAATTATTGGGGCAGGAGCCACTAGTGGCGGCTCTCTGGATGCCTCCAATCTGCTCAAGCCTGCCCTGCAAAGCGGTACGTTGCGGTGCATAGGTTCGACAACGTATAAAGAATATCGCCAGCATTTTGAAAAAGATCATGCGCTGGCTCGCCGGTTTCAGAAAATTGATGTGGTTGAACCATCTATTCCTGATGCTATTAAAATACTTAAAGGATTAAAGCCTTATTTTGAAGGTTTTCATAAAGTTCGCTACACAAGCGAGGCAATAAGAGCTGCGGTGGAGCTTTCGGCGCGGCACATGCATAACCGCAAACTGCCGGATAAGGCAATAGATGTTATTGACGAGGTGGGCGCATCGCAAATGCTGATACCCTCCGCACGGCGTCGTAAAACCATAGGTGTGCGTGAGGTTGAACGCGTGATTGCCACCATGGCACGAGTGCCACCTAAGGCAATATCCCGCAATGATACGGAGCGGTTACGGGATTTAGACGGAACTCTCCGGCGGGTTGTATTTGGTCAGGATGAGGCGATAGGGGCGCTGGCCTCGGCCATTAGAATGGCACGGGCCGGATTGCGGGAACCTGAAAAGCCCATAGGGTGTTATTTGTTCTCTGGCCCCACCGGTGTTGGCAAGACGGAAGTCGCCCGCCAGCTGGCAAGCGCTATGGGCATTGAAATATTGCGCTTTGATATGTCCGAATATATGGAGCGTCACAGTGTCTCTCGTCTTATTGGCGCTCCTCCCGGCTATGTGGGTTTTGATCAAGGCGGTTTGTTGACCGATGGTGTTGACCAACATCCCCATTGTGTTTTGCTTTTGGATGAAATTGAAAAAGCTCATCCGGATTTGTTCAATATTCTTTTGCAAATTATGGATCATGGCAAACTGACGGATCATAATGGTAAGCAGGTAGATTTCCACAATGTTGTCTTGATTATGACCACCAATGCAGGAGCCAGCGATATGGCTAAAGCTCCGGTGGGCTTTGGGCGTATGGATCGGGAAGGAGAAGACGAGGAAGCGATTGAACGGATGTTCTCACCGGAGTTCCGCAATCGACTGGATTCAGTTATCCGTTTTAGCCGCCTGCCATCTGAGGTTGTAGCGCAGGTAGTAGAGAAATTCGTGTTGCAGTTGGAGGCTCAACTGGGCGACAGAAATATCACCATAGAACTTACGCCGGAGGCTAATGATTGGCTTGCCGGAAAAGGCTATGACGAGAAGATGGGTGCCCGTCCTCTGGCTCGTGTCATACAGGAGCACATTAAGAAACCTCTTGCGGAGGAAATTTTGTTTGGCAAATTGGTGAATGGTGGCGTTGTGCGTGTTTTGGTGAGTGGCAATGAAAGCAATAGAGATCTGAGCTTCGAAATCATAGAGCCGCCGGAGCACCCGCGTAAGCCTCGTCGTTCTGAGAAAGAAACGCCGGAAACCACTCCCTAG
- a CDS encoding DUF3572 domain-containing protein has translation MAETIALQALGAMVDNSDTLSAFLTISGLNPSSLYDHISDPSFLGGVMDFLATHENHLMAVCSTADMDPEQIIQARRYLPGASLDAL, from the coding sequence ATGGCTGAGACCATAGCTCTTCAGGCACTCGGAGCCATGGTAGATAATAGCGACACCCTCAGCGCCTTCCTGACCATAAGCGGCCTTAATCCTTCAAGCCTTTATGACCATATCTCGGACCCATCCTTTCTGGGTGGGGTGATGGATTTTCTTGCAACTCATGAAAACCATCTCATGGCTGTATGTTCAACGGCTGACATGGACCCAGAGCAAATTATTCAAGCGCGGCGTTATTTGCCAGGCGCATCTTTGGATGCCTTATGA
- a CDS encoding MFS transporter — MTTPSIRPDAPPEETSLSRKDYRLSLTAVISCTAIAGVGLGITLPLLAVAIERMGVSSTLLGLNTAMPALASLIFVPIIPYLLRFIPAVPFLLTCICVSTVCMITYPLFPDIGSWFIIRFINGVAIAGLFMVSETWINELARETHRGRMIGLYAAILSGGFALGPILLLIVGYDGIAPYVTISALIALGAIPLVMARHLAPNLVQRPNRNMLSIITLAPTAILGALMYGALEAEMLSLMTVYGLRVGLPLDLSTLVLTIFGAGNIACQIPIGMLADRIDRRLLLLLCAGVSFLGALSLPFVITNPWIFVPTFFIFGGVVTGLYTVGLILVGQRFKGSNLALANAAYILLYSVGSLAGPVLGGVFMDIWDPHGLAVSMVLLTGIYILLAGYRYFSSPTQKI; from the coding sequence ATGACAACGCCCTCTATCAGGCCTGACGCTCCTCCAGAGGAGACGTCTCTTTCCCGAAAAGACTATCGCCTTAGCCTTACCGCCGTTATCTCTTGTACTGCCATTGCAGGTGTCGGCCTTGGCATTACCCTCCCCTTGCTGGCGGTTGCTATTGAGCGTATGGGCGTATCCAGCACTCTGCTGGGCCTCAACACGGCTATGCCAGCGCTTGCCTCCTTGATCTTCGTTCCCATCATCCCCTACCTGCTGCGCTTTATTCCCGCTGTGCCTTTTCTATTGACGTGTATATGCGTCTCCACCGTTTGCATGATCACCTATCCCCTGTTTCCCGATATTGGTTCATGGTTCATCATCCGGTTTATCAATGGTGTCGCCATTGCCGGGTTATTCATGGTAAGTGAGACGTGGATTAACGAATTAGCACGCGAAACCCACAGAGGCCGCATGATCGGGCTTTATGCCGCTATTTTGTCCGGCGGCTTCGCCCTTGGCCCCATCCTGCTTCTCATTGTTGGCTATGATGGTATCGCTCCTTACGTCACTATCTCTGCTTTGATTGCTCTTGGAGCTATTCCGCTCGTGATGGCGCGTCATTTAGCACCCAATCTTGTTCAAAGACCAAACCGCAACATGCTGTCCATTATCACCCTTGCGCCTACCGCTATTCTGGGGGCGCTGATGTATGGAGCTCTGGAAGCAGAGATGCTATCTCTCATGACAGTCTATGGCTTGCGGGTAGGTTTACCTCTTGATTTAAGCACGTTGGTTCTGACAATTTTTGGAGCGGGCAACATTGCTTGCCAAATTCCCATTGGCATGTTGGCAGACAGAATAGACCGGCGACTGCTATTGCTACTTTGTGCCGGCGTCAGTTTTCTTGGTGCACTCTCTCTGCCTTTTGTTATCACTAACCCATGGATTTTTGTGCCCACTTTTTTCATATTCGGTGGGGTTGTCACTGGTCTTTATACTGTTGGGCTTATCCTTGTAGGTCAGCGTTTTAAGGGTAGCAACCTAGCCTTGGCCAATGCAGCTTATATTTTACTCTACAGCGTTGGCTCTCTGGCGGGGCCGGTTCTGGGAGGCGTTTTCATGGATATATGGGACCCACACGGGCTTGCCGTTTCCATGGTTTTGTTGACGGGCATCTATATTCTCCTTGCCGGATATCGCTATTTTTCTTCTCCCACGCAGAAGATTTAA
- the rpmG gene encoding 50S ribosomal protein L33: protein MAKSTTVKIKLESTADTGYFYVTKKNTRTMTDKMVVKKYDPIARRHVEFKESKIK from the coding sequence ATGGCTAAATCCACCACCGTTAAAATCAAACTGGAAAGCACCGCAGACACCGGGTATTTCTACGTGACTAAGAAGAATACCCGCACTATGACGGATAAAATGGTCGTCAAGAAATATGACCCCATTGCCCGCCGTCATGTAGAGTTTAAGGAATCTAAAATCAAATAG
- the panC gene encoding pantoate--beta-alanine ligase: MSSRLPFSVAHTCADLRTHTASWRTDNKTIGLVPTMGALHEGHLSLIETATRHCERIIVSIFVNPSQFAPHEDFSAYPRTLEEDIEKLKSLPVHLLYAPTTDEVYPSGFATTIKVSGLTDDMEGAVRPHFFDGVATIVAKLFSQCQPDIAIFGEKDYQQLAMIKRLAQDMDMPIKIIGSPTIRDPDGLALSSRNAYLTTEERPIACELHQTLQQIATEVRRGDDVRKSTTKGINHLHSVGFSPVDYLEVRDAETLDPLKAYTHSQPARILVAATLGTTRLIDNIALNSQ, from the coding sequence ATGTCTTCCCGGCTTCCCTTTTCTGTTGCTCATACGTGTGCCGACCTACGCACCCACACGGCTTCATGGCGGACGGACAACAAAACCATCGGCCTTGTTCCCACCATGGGAGCACTCCACGAGGGACATTTATCTCTGATCGAAACAGCCACCCGGCATTGCGAACGTATCATTGTCAGTATATTTGTTAATCCATCCCAGTTTGCACCCCATGAAGACTTCTCCGCCTACCCGCGCACCCTTGAAGAAGACATAGAAAAACTTAAATCTCTACCGGTGCATCTTCTCTATGCCCCCACAACCGACGAGGTCTATCCGTCCGGCTTTGCCACCACCATAAAAGTATCCGGCCTCACCGATGATATGGAAGGCGCAGTGCGACCTCATTTTTTTGATGGTGTGGCAACAATCGTCGCTAAATTGTTTAGCCAGTGTCAACCGGATATTGCTATCTTCGGGGAGAAAGACTATCAACAACTCGCCATGATTAAGCGCCTCGCGCAAGACATGGATATGCCCATCAAGATTATCGGTTCCCCTACTATACGCGACCCCGATGGTCTTGCCCTATCCTCCCGCAATGCCTACCTCACCACCGAAGAACGACCCATAGCCTGTGAACTGCATCAAACATTGCAACAGATTGCAACAGAAGTTCGGCGGGGAGATGACGTAAGAAAAAGCACCACCAAAGGCATAAATCACCTTCACTCTGTGGGGTTTTCGCCGGTGGATTACCTAGAGGTACGAGATGCCGAAACCCTTGACCCGCTTAAAGCCTATACCCATAGTCAACCGGCGCGCATTCTGGTTGCCGCTACCCTTGGCACAACACGGCTTATTGACAATATCGCCCTTAACTCACAATAG
- a CDS encoding VacB/RNase II family 3'-5' exoribonuclease, whose translation MPPPNDARVYDVKRRRQKRSRNHQKKHQSHSRSSSALAPVTVIIITGETEDGDLLAAPARWYHDDPPPILWVSGVISPRGRMPSMERGDKAVARIMAYQADHAFPLATPPDYEARIIRCLNQERHPEETHRMGVFRQTDDQGGRLAPIVKGDRQEIIIPPDACGDAQDEDLVLVEITSEPSRYRRRIKQGRVLAVRGAVNTASALSLIALEQHNIPVEFPDDVLAEAAQATLPDMTGREDLCNLDFITIDPQDARDHDDALWVTADDDPTNAGGWRAIVAIADVAALVTPDSALDREAARRGNSVYFPDRVVPMFPERLSTDLCSLKAHNERPSLAAHLIFDARGILQSHHFTRAIIKPAARLTYTQVQNAINGSPDATTKPLVETTLKPLWAAWSALDKARQHRQPLDLELPEYRITLDDVGSPTGFEHRTRLEAHRLVEEFMIAANVAAAETLTRKKIPALYRIHEAPTKEKLDDLELFLRTLGIKFNQGTTLKPAQFNTILTQTKDGPFDALAGEIILRAQSQAIYSPLNLGHFGLNLRRYIHFTSPIRRYADLVVHRALIQTLSSNKTPVEEPGPLADIAEHISQTERRAMAAERDTLDRYRACFMEHNIGHNYEARITGVTRAGLFVRLENTGGDGLVPIRRLKPSGFYRHDETRNALFDKSTRYVFQTGMSVTVQVIEVAPFSGGVVLDLIDGGERQSWAKNTAKQKHSRRKYSRRRN comes from the coding sequence ATGCCGCCGCCGAATGATGCCAGAGTTTATGATGTAAAACGGCGACGTCAAAAGCGCTCAAGAAATCATCAAAAGAAACATCAGTCACACTCTCGTTCATCTTCAGCGCTGGCACCGGTAACAGTGATTATTATTACCGGTGAAACAGAGGATGGTGATTTATTGGCTGCACCGGCACGCTGGTATCATGATGACCCGCCACCGATACTCTGGGTCTCCGGTGTCATATCCCCAAGAGGCCGTATGCCCTCCATGGAGCGTGGCGATAAAGCCGTTGCCCGAATCATGGCCTATCAAGCCGATCATGCATTCCCCCTTGCCACACCCCCCGACTATGAAGCCCGCATTATTCGGTGCCTTAATCAAGAGAGACATCCGGAAGAAACACACCGCATGGGTGTTTTTCGCCAAACCGATGATCAAGGTGGGCGACTTGCCCCCATCGTCAAGGGTGACCGCCAAGAGATTATTATTCCGCCTGATGCCTGTGGCGATGCTCAAGACGAAGATTTGGTGCTGGTGGAAATCACATCCGAACCCTCCCGCTACCGCAGGAGAATAAAACAGGGCCGCGTTTTAGCTGTGCGTGGAGCCGTCAACACCGCCAGCGCCTTGAGCCTCATTGCCCTTGAGCAACATAATATTCCGGTAGAGTTTCCCGATGACGTTCTTGCAGAAGCCGCACAAGCAACACTGCCGGATATGACCGGACGGGAAGATTTGTGTAACCTCGATTTTATCACCATTGACCCTCAAGATGCCAGAGATCACGATGATGCTCTCTGGGTTACAGCCGACGATGACCCTACCAATGCTGGTGGCTGGCGGGCTATTGTAGCTATTGCTGATGTAGCGGCCCTCGTCACTCCTGACAGCGCTCTGGACAGAGAGGCCGCCCGGCGGGGCAATTCTGTTTATTTTCCCGATAGAGTCGTGCCCATGTTTCCCGAACGCCTGTCCACCGACTTATGCTCTCTCAAAGCCCATAATGAACGTCCCTCTCTTGCGGCTCATCTAATATTTGACGCGCGCGGCATTTTGCAATCCCACCACTTCACCCGCGCCATCATTAAGCCTGCCGCCCGCCTTACCTACACTCAAGTGCAAAACGCCATCAACGGTTCACCAGATGCAACCACAAAACCTCTTGTAGAAACCACCCTAAAACCTCTTTGGGCTGCCTGGAGTGCTCTTGATAAAGCCCGACAACACCGCCAGCCTCTTGATTTGGAACTACCAGAATATCGCATCACTCTGGATGACGTGGGGAGCCCTACAGGCTTTGAACACCGCACCCGCCTTGAAGCTCACCGCCTGGTAGAAGAGTTTATGATTGCCGCTAATGTTGCTGCAGCCGAAACACTTACCCGCAAAAAGATTCCCGCTCTTTACAGGATCCACGAAGCACCAACGAAAGAAAAATTAGATGACCTTGAGTTGTTTCTCCGGACCTTAGGCATTAAGTTTAATCAAGGAACTACCCTTAAGCCCGCGCAGTTCAATACCATCCTCACACAAACCAAAGACGGGCCTTTTGACGCTCTGGCAGGAGAAATCATCCTGCGTGCACAATCTCAAGCCATATACAGCCCCCTAAATCTTGGCCATTTTGGCCTTAACTTACGACGCTACATTCACTTTACCTCCCCCATTCGGCGCTATGCCGATTTGGTTGTCCACCGTGCCCTCATCCAAACCCTTAGTTCCAACAAAACCCCAGTTGAAGAACCCGGACCTCTGGCAGACATTGCCGAACACATCAGCCAGACAGAACGCCGCGCTATGGCCGCAGAACGCGATACGCTAGACCGATACAGGGCTTGCTTTATGGAGCACAACATCGGCCACAATTATGAAGCACGCATTACCGGCGTTACCCGCGCCGGCCTCTTTGTACGCCTTGAGAATACGGGAGGTGACGGGCTTGTTCCTATCAGGCGCTTGAAGCCAAGTGGATTTTATCGCCATGATGAAACACGCAACGCCTTATTTGACAAAAGCACCAGATACGTATTCCAAACCGGCATGAGTGTTACCGTACAGGTAATAGAGGTGGCTCCTTTTTCAGGAGGGGTAGTGCTTGACCTTATAGATGGAGGCGAACGACAATCGTGGGCGAAAAACACCGCAAAGCAAAAACACTCCCGCCGAAAATACTCCCGAAGACGTAATTGA
- the clpS gene encoding ATP-dependent Clp protease adapter ClpS, whose protein sequence is MLGTPTVYNAADTLVLFCAGGPDRGSDEEGGGSNRTGQVDVLTKTRTRTKKPSLYRVLLLNDDYTPMEFVVFILEKFFSKNHEEAMRIMLHVHQSGIGVCGLYTYEVAEAKVMEVMDFSRQNEHPLQCTMEKE, encoded by the coding sequence ATGCTGGGAACACCTACAGTGTATAATGCAGCCGATACTCTGGTGCTTTTCTGTGCTGGCGGGCCGGACAGGGGTAGTGATGAAGAAGGAGGAGGCAGCAATCGGACAGGTCAGGTTGACGTTCTAACTAAAACACGCACTAGGACAAAAAAACCGTCTCTGTATAGGGTTTTGTTGCTGAACGATGATTATACGCCGATGGAGTTTGTTGTTTTTATTTTGGAGAAGTTTTTCAGTAAAAATCATGAGGAGGCTATGCGTATTATGCTCCATGTGCATCAAAGTGGCATTGGGGTGTGTGGTCTTTATACCTATGAAGTTGCTGAGGCCAAGGTGATGGAAGTGATGGACTTCTCGCGTCAAAATGAGCATCCTTTGCAATGTACGATGGAGAAGGAATAG
- a CDS encoding RidA family protein, giving the protein MEALELALPAPAAPAANYKPFVKTGSLVFISGQVPIGPDGIEFQGRLGRDFSIEEGQAAARLCALNILSQVNAACNGDFSQVKSCVKLGGFVNCTPDFDQHPAVINGASDLVVNVMGEAGQHTRFAVGVSSLPFNVAVEVDAIFDVS; this is encoded by the coding sequence TTGGAAGCTCTGGAGCTAGCCCTTCCTGCCCCGGCAGCCCCGGCGGCCAACTATAAACCTTTCGTCAAAACCGGATCGCTGGTGTTTATCTCCGGCCAAGTACCCATTGGGCCCGATGGCATTGAGTTTCAAGGCAGACTGGGCAGAGATTTTAGTATAGAAGAAGGTCAGGCGGCTGCCCGACTGTGCGCTCTTAATATTCTTTCCCAAGTCAATGCCGCCTGCAATGGTGATTTTTCACAGGTTAAATCCTGCGTCAAACTGGGAGGCTTTGTGAATTGTACACCGGATTTTGACCAGCATCCTGCTGTCATTAACGGTGCATCAGACCTCGTCGTCAATGTGATGGGAGAAGCCGGACAACATACACGTTTTGCTGTTGGGGTGAGCAGTTTGCCTTTCAATGTGGCTGTAGAGGTGGATGCCATTTTTGACGTTAGCTGA